A window of the Podospora bellae-mahoneyi strain CBS 112042 chromosome 6, whole genome shotgun sequence genome harbors these coding sequences:
- a CDS encoding hypothetical protein (antiSMASH:Cluster_3; COG:O; EggNog:ENOG503P8ZX), with amino-acid sequence MFSTSFLVLALVATGLGQVVVPEGYRKVYITSAVDAKFVIVPKAPLPAKAGTGVVVQIRNDKPEQQWYLKDGTGVRIQLAETNLCLDAGAKSNWRDMGSLTLKECSATEPAQKWNVMADGRIALEDSPQPQQCVDLVYMRATPNNAVGLYTCAGLGNTGAKDKGINWPLVNATAP; translated from the exons ATGTTCTCGACTTCGTTCCTCGTTCTTGCGTTGGTCGCAACAGGCCTAGGACAGGTCGTGGTACCAGAAGGGTATCGCAAGGTGTACATCACCTCGGCGGTCGACGCCAAGTTCGTTATTGTACCAAAGGCACCGTTGCCGGCGAAGGCTGGTACTGGTGTTGTCGT TCAGATCAGGAATGACAAGCCTGAACAACAGTGGTATCTCAAGGATGGTACCGGTGTTAGGATCCAATTGGCCGAAACCAACCTCTGTCTGGATGCCGGTGCAAAGA GTAACTGGAGAGATATGGGTTCGCTCACCCTGAAGGAGTGCTCCGCTACCGAGCCGGCGCAGAAGTGGAACGTCATGGCAGATGGCCGCATCGCGTTGGAGGACTCACCCCAGCCCC AACAATGCGTCGATCTGGTGTACATGCGCGCTACTCCCAACAACGCTGTCGGCTTGTATACCTGCGCGGGGCTCGGTAACACTGGCGCAAAGGATAAGGGCATCAACTGGCCGCTGGTCAACGCGACGGCTCCCTGA